The genome window TCGAACCCATGCTAACCACACTGTCCCCACAGCAACATTGTCGGAATCATCAACAACGTCCTCACGCCGTACATGCTCAACCCCAGCGCCTGGAACTGGCAAAACTACACTGGCTTCTTCTGGGGCGGCATCTGCTTCCTCTGCTGCGTGTACACCTACTTCCGCGTCCCCGAGCCCCGCGGCCGCACCTACGCCGAGCTGGACAAGCTGTTTGAGCACAAGGTTGCCGCGCGCAAGTTCGAGGGTACCACTGTTGACGTGTTTGAGGAGGGCGCCGTCGACGAGAAGGCGATGAATAACTATCACCAGCAGATTCGCGTCTCGCACTCTGAGAAGGATGTGCAGGTGTAGAGTGCTGATTGTGGAGGGTATTGCTATTGTCTCTCGCTGGTGTGGTGCTGTGTGATGACGCACCGAGTGCCTAGCGAGGAGAGACACATTGGCTATGAAAATGATGGACGAAAGAACGTAATGCTGTAATGCATGTATTTAATTCCGACGAAGTATATGAATCTCTAACGAAATTGTTAATCCGCTACGACTTGCTCTTTTCCTTCGCGAGCATTATCTTGACTGTACGAATCCACATAGCGTGAACCCACCAAGACAACGCGACTGTCAGCGCCCGGTCGACTATCTCCAAAGTCCGTCGTCCCCCGCATCACACTTTCCCCGCACGAGGGTGTGTTTATCGCGGGAGAAGACGGGAGGATTTGAGTCGGGGAGGGGAGAGGAGGGGGTTGCGCCCAGAGGGATCGACTTCGGGGGATTTGGGGATTAAGCATGCCCGTCGCGGTGGCTGGTTGGCTGGGTTTATTCTCCGCAGCCTCCAACTGCCGGATAGTCGTCAGTTCTGACTTGGGTCTGTCTCTTTGTTAGACCGGGCGAAGCTTTTCGAGAGACACATCGGCTCGAGATTGACGTGGACCGATGGTTGACAAGTCCGTTAGCTTGTTCCTCTCTGTCGGAACCGCACGGATGCCATCATGTCACCGTGTGACTTGACAATAACCGATAACCTAGGTCATGTTGAAATCTTTCATCATTTTGTTTCTCAAGATGACTGGGGTTTAGAACGACAAGCTACGAGGACTTGAGACAAGTCCGTCGGGCTAGAGAACAGCCACGAGGAAAGCTCAAGGCAAAGTGGGTACAAATCCGTCATGTCCATATTCTTACATGACAAATGCCAGCAACATTCGACTAAAAGTGGTTCCATCCCCTTTGGTCTTTGGTGCGTGTTTGGAAATCCGTCAAAATTTCGACGGATAAACATATCCACCAGCGAGCATATGCGAACCTTCTCTCACGGCTTCAAACTGCTATCCACTACACTTAATCTACGTAGTCCATTGGGTTCACAAATCCACAGCGGCCGGGTCTCCGCGATTGCGGGGACCCCACACAGCCATCACGGCTCGAGGGGGGAGGTTAGAGCAACCGAGCAGGGTAGCACGGGCGAGATGGACAGAGACAGAGACCGAGGGGGAGAGAATGGGCCGGGCCAAGAGCCCAGAGGTGGTAGTAGTGGTATGGAGTAGCGGCTTTCCTGGGAGGATCCAACACCGTGGTTGTGCCAAGTCTGTACCTGGTTGTCTCGTTCGGGTTTGTACGCTTATGTGTTTCCTGGAGCCTCCATTTACCTTGAGCCACCTAGCCTTGACTACCTTCCCTTGCTCCTACCTCGTAGTCGTCCGACGCATACATATGAGCGTACATCTCGAGATCATTGCTTCACCTTTTGCTGCTTCTCCTTTTCTCTCTTCTTCAGGCCAGAAGCATcccctttttcttccctctccccctcctcctctaCATCCCTCCAACTTCATTTCTCTTCTTTACAGTGTCAAGTGTATCATATCGCAACCCGCCAACGGCAACGGTTACAGCCGGAACAACGTAGCCGAAAAAAAGACTTCAAACATAGAGGCCGTGCAAAATGTCGACGACGGACAAGCCGGAGATCTCCTTCGTCGACGACAGAGAAGACGACGCCCAGTCCGACTCGGAGAAGGCGCCTGTGGTGCGCATAATCGACGATGTGCGCGTGCTGGGGCTCAGCGAGGACGATGCCGAGTTTTATGCCAATTTCACGCCGGAGCAGCGCAAGAAGACGATTCGCAAGGTATGTTTGGTTTTTCATACAGCAGCATCGTCTGGGAACAGCATGGGGATTGCTTCGAAACGAAGTGGGATTGATTGCTAACACTGAGAGAAAAGATCGACATTCGCTTGGTGCCGATGCTTGCGGTTCTCTATCTCATCTCCCATCTCGACCGCGCCAACATTGGCAATGCCAAGATTGAAGGTCTGGCCGAGGACCTGAAGCTTAGCGGTGTGCAGTGGAACATTGCCCTCAGTCTCTTCTTCGTTCCTTATGTCCTGCTTGGTACATTTTACCCCCTTCCATTCAGACTATACTGGTTCACTTCAAGTTACTGATTCCTATGTAGAGGTTCCTAGCAACATCATCCTCAAAAAGTTCAATCGTCCATCCGTATACCTTGGTACCCTCGTAACGATATGGGGTGTCATAATGACCTGTCACGGCGTTGTGAAGAACTTTGCTGGTCTTCtcagcgtcttctccttggTGTCTTTGAGGCCGGCTTCTACCCTGGTGCTGTTTATCTCTGCACATTCTGGTACCTACCGTGAGTTCTCCATTACCTCTCTCTTCCAGAAACACTCAACTGACAACTCAAAAAGTCGCGACCTAGCAGCTCGCATCGCCTGGTTCTACTGCACATCCGCCCTCTCCGGCGCCTTCTCAGGCCTCCTCGCCGCCGCAATCGCAAAGATGGACGGCGTAGGCGGCTACGAAGGCTGGCGCTGGATCTTCATCCTCGAAGGCATCTTCACCGTCGGCCTCGGCATCGCCaccttcttcctcctcatcgACCGCCCCTCCCTCAGCGGGAAGTGGCTTACCCCCGAAGAAATCCGTTTCCTCGAGATCCAGCACTTCATCAAGCAGGGTGGGCGCTTCCAGGACGAGAAGCAGGAGGACAAGTTCAAGTGGCACGACCTCAAGGCCGTTGTCACGAATTGGCGGCTGTACATGCAGGCGTGGGCGCTCCTCGCCACCTCGGCGTGTTCGTATGGCACTAAATTCACGCTGCCGACCATCACGAAGGCTATGGGCTTCAACAACACAGCCGCACAGCTCATGACGGTTCCGCCGTACTTTTGCGGCGCTGCCTCGGCCATCTTCTTCGCACGCTTGTCGGACAGGTTCTACTGGCGCATGCCCTTCGTCGCGATCCCCATGGGTCTCATCACCATCGGCTACGGCGTCATCATCTCCTTCAAGGGTGATCTGTCCGGTAACATTGCGGGAGCTATGGTCGGCGTCATTATCACCTGCATGGGTATCTACCCCATCCAGCCCGCGGGTTCCTCCTGGGCGGCGAACAACCTCGCCCCGGCCTCGCGCCGCGCCATCGGTGTGGCTTTCAACATTTGCGTGGGCAACATCGATGGTATCATTGGTAGCTACATGTATCTCGACAACGAAAAGCCAAAGTACTACACCGGTTTCGGGCTGTCGCTGGCGTTTGGCGGCAGCGGGTTGATCGTTGCGCTGCTGCTGGAATGGAGCTACAAGTGGGGGAATGATAGGAAAGCCAAGATGTCCGAGGAGGAGATTCGGGCAAAGTACACGGAGCAGCAGCTTATGGATATGGGTGACAAGAGCCCTCACTTCAAGTACACTCTATAGGAGCTATGCGAGGATGCCGTAGGGCAGGCGGACTATGGATGACGGAGACTGAGTCTCGATGTCCGGTTGATGGCTGTGGAGGAAATGTAGGGTGAGGCGCGAGGATGTTTTTGACACTTACTATTTTTCCCGAGTAAATAGCGATTGTTAATGCCGATAATGAACAGCAATCCTTTCTGGCCCAAATATCTCAGCTTTGTCCCGTTACCTGACTGTGACCCTTGAGTAGTAACGTGCTGCAATTCTGCAGAGGCTTGGTTGAGAGTTTGAAATTACCTAGACATCTTCATCTACTATAACCCTGAGCCTATGATAAGTCTGAGCAGAATAAGTGACTTACTTTTCGAGTTATTGTAAagatacttaagtaatttttacaGCTCATCGATCATAAGTATCTTAAATCCTTGCAATACGTGCCAAAACTTTGTCCGCTAACTTGATTGATTTCGTGTCAAAGCCCGTGAAATTGAAATCAATTACTTTCATTTCGAGACTTCCTTAATTCTACCTATGGGAAATCAATGCCGTCAAGGTCGATCAAAAACTCTGATACTATTGATTACAAAGTGAAATAGTTACCAGGCGTACTCATCTCCCTTGGTGGTTGCGTACGCTCCACGCATCAACTCAGAACTACATTGTGTGCCGTGTCCACGTGCCAAGCATGTGCCTGCCAAGCTATATGAGCAATCTCCAGCTGCTACGCCTCTTCAGCCTGAACACTCTGATGTCCAACGACTGACTCGCTCTTGGCGCACGCCGAGACATCCCGATAGAATCCCTGACTCCTAGGAGCTGTCAGCCTCTTGCCGGTAATGATCGGTTGTAAGGAGGTATCGTGATGGGCTACAACCCTCATGCAGATGTTATCTTGGAAGTCGGAAGACGTGCCGAAGAAGTCAGATGCGGAAATTCGACAGGTGATACTGGCCGTTTGAGAATGCTACTCCCTCATCCGCTCTGTTAACTGTTACATCACATTGATGATTGCTGCAAGGCGTCTTCTGATGACGGGGAAACTCGGGCTCTCCTTCATCCTCTGGTTCCTCTCCCCATAAATCCTAAGAATCCGCCTCGGTGTCGGATCTAGCAGTACCCCGGACAACCCCGGATCTATCGCATACCCACGAACCGAACACGCCGCAACTATCAAGTCAACAAACGAGGAAGACTATGTGCACCCTAGTGCTTCCCCCGCAGCAAAGATGAGGAGGAAGCGGGGGAAAAGATACCCTTGTCCCTGGTCGTCGTAGCGGCCCCCGCCTCCCCCCAAGTCAGAAACTCTTGTCTTTCCCCAGACAAATCCCCTCCGTTTTCCGTCGATTTGCGCTCAAGTTTCCTGTCCCATCTCTCTTCCTTCTTTTCCGACTTTCCATCCAGTCCCTCCCTCCTCGAGTCTCGAACCCTTTCCCGCCTCTGCCCCAAGGTAACCCGCCCATTCACTGTGCGCAACGCGCGGGCGTAACCGCGTGCGTGCGTTTTCGTCGCTCCACTGGGACACTGCGCATAAGCAGACAAATCAGAAAAGCCAAACGGCCAAGATAACAGGAAAAGGAGAGCAGAGGGAGTGGACCCTTGCAAAAGTCCGTCGACTCCATCCCGTTACGTTTGCCTCCCGGTCATGGACGCCCCGGAGTACCGCCGTCCTCTCCCCGGCCCGGGAAGTCCGGCTCCCGATGGCCGTCACTCCTCATCGGCCGCTTCAGCCGCCGCAGCTAGCAGTCCCCGTGGAGATTCACGGAAACGAAGCTTTAGCTCCGCCGCCGATCAGCACTCGCCTCTGTCCGATGAGCTGGCTGGCACTGGgtcctcctccgccgccgccgccgccgcagcgAATCGCCGCAAATTGCAGAAAGTCAGCCGCGCGTGCGACTTTTGTAAGCAGCGCAAGGCGCGGTGCAGCGGGACTATCCCCTGCGACAAGTGTACTAGAAAGGGCCTCACGTGCGTCTACGATGCAAAGTACTCCCGCGGTCGACCCCCGACACCTCCGCCCTCAGCTGTGTGGTCTACAGGTTCCAATGCCGTATCCGGATCCGAGGAGCCGCCTGTTATGTACCGGACTACTGAAGAGGGAGGCGGAGAACACGTCGCTGCACCGGCCGCGCCGTCGCGCTCGCTGAGGGGACATGTACGCGAGAGCCAGGGCCCGGCGTCGCGAGCCTCG of Colletotrichum lupini chromosome 8, complete sequence contains these proteins:
- a CDS encoding inner membrane transport protein yfaV is translated as MSTTDKPEISFVDDREDDAQSDSEKAPVVRIIDDVRVLGLSEDDAEFYANFTPEQRKKTIRKIDIRLVPMLAVLYLISHLDRANIGNAKIEGLAEDLKLSGVQWNIALSLFFVPYVLLEVPSNIILKKFNRPSVYLGTLVTIWGVIMTCHGVVKNFAGLLSVFSLVSLRPASTLVLFISAHSGTYPRIAWFYCTSALSGAFSGLLAAAIAKMDGVGGYEGWRWIFILEGIFTVGLGIATFFLLIDRPSLSGKWLTPEEIRFLEIQHFIKQGGRFQDEKQEDKFKWHDLKAVVTNWRLYMQAWALLATSACSYGTKFTLPTITKAMGFNNTAAQLMTVPPYFCGAASAIFFARLSDRFYWRMPFVAIPMGLITIGYGVIISFKGDLSGNIAGAMVGVIITCMGIYPIQPAGSSWAANNLAPASRRAIGVAFNICVGNIDGIIGSYMYLDNEKPKYYTGFGLSLAFGGSGLIVALLLEWSYKWGNDRKAKMSEEEIRAKYTEQQLMDMGDKSPHFKYTL